In Phycodurus eques isolate BA_2022a chromosome 10, UOR_Pequ_1.1, whole genome shotgun sequence, a genomic segment contains:
- the mapkapk3 gene encoding MAP kinase-activated protein kinase 3: MLQDGNGKENPPRAPVAEAEHDSQSGDGQLQPPPPAPPAAAAAAAEGATLFPLPGNTRLDIKRHAVTDDYKISSQVLGLGINGKVLECFNKKTGQKCALKILYDSPKARREVELHWRVSGGPHIVRILSLYENMYHGKKCLLIIMECMEGGELFSRIQARGDQAFTEKEASEIMRDISRAIEFLHSINIAHRDIKPENLLYTSKHRNGVLKLTDFGFAKETTQHNPLQTPCYTPYYVAPEVLGPEKYDKSCDMWSLGVIMYILLCGFPPFYSNTGQAISPGMKKRIRMGQYEFPNPEWADVSHEGKGLIHQLLKTDPNERMTISQFMKHPWISQSMVVPSTPLHTTRVLTEDREMWEEVKEEMTSALATMRVDYDQVKIKDLDTSSNPLLNKRRKKAAAGAKGGSTVCQSQ, translated from the exons ATGCTGCAGGATGGGAACGGGAAAGAAAACCCGCCGCGTGCGCCGGTAGCCGAAGCCGAGCACGACTCGCAGTCCGGTGACGGCCAACtccagccgccgccgccggctcCCCCAGCTGCCGCTGCCGCTGCCGCCGAGGGGGCCACGCTATTCCCTTTGCCCGGAAACACCAGACTggacatcaaaagacacgcagTCACCGACGACTATAAAATATCCAGTCAGGTTCTGGGTTTGGGAATCAATGGCAAAGTTCTGGAGTGCTTCAACAAGAAGACCGGACAGAAGTGCGCTCTCAAG ATCCTATATGACAGCCCCAAAGCGAGGCGGGAGGTGGAGCTTCATTGGAGGGTGTCGGGCGGGCCGCATATTGTTCGAATCCTCAGCCTTTATGAGAACATGTATCATGGGAAGAAGTGCCTGCTCATCATCATGGAGTG TATGGAAGGAGGGGAGCTGTTCAGCCGCATCCAAGCCAGAGGAGACCAGGCTTTCACAGAGAAAG AGGCGTCTGAAATTATGAGAGACATCAGCAGGGCCATTGAGTTCCTGCATAGTATTAACATCGCTCACAGAGATATCAAG CCTGAGAATCTATTGTACACCTCAAAGCACAGAAATGGAGTCCTGAAACTAACGGACTTCGGCTTCGCGAAGGAGACCACACAACACAACCCTCTCCAGACTCCCTGCTACACACCATACTATGTGG CACCCGAGGTTTTGGGGCCGGAGAAATATGACAAGTCATGTGACATGTGGTCTCTGGGAGTCATCATGTACATCCT GTTGTGCGGCTTCCCTCCGTTTTATTCCAACACGGGTCAAGCCATTTCACCAGGGATGAAGAAGCGAATCAGGATGGGTCAATATGAATTTCCCAACCCAGAGTGGGCTGATGTGTCACATGAAG GCAAAGGTTTGATTCACCAGCTGCTGAAGACAGACCCCAATGAGAGAATGACCATCAGTCAGTTTATGAAACACCCTTGGATCAGC CAATCCATGGTGGTCCCTTCCACTCCGCTCCACACCACCCGAGTGCTGACTGAGGACAGAGAGATGTGGGAAGAAGTGAAG GAGGAGATGACCAGCGCTTTGGCGACCATGCGTGTAGACTACGACCAGGTGAAAATCAAGGACCTGGACACATCCAGTAATCCCCTTCTCAACAAGAGACGCAAGAAAGCTGCTGCAGGGGCCAAGGGTGGCTCTACAGTCTGCCAAAGTCAGTGA